In Electrophorus electricus isolate fEleEle1 chromosome 10, fEleEle1.pri, whole genome shotgun sequence, the genomic window GTGCCTCAAGTGTCATGTAAGATGTCAGATGTGGACTTTGAAAAGTTTGAAACTCAGAATGTAGAACTAAAGGTGATAAGAAAGCAAAAATCAAAGCTCCCGTTTCACTTTGTCAGTAGTCTTCAGTATTAGCAATGGTATTGTCAGTTATAACACTAttataaatgttgtattttaactaacaaacacaaaatcagaaCAGTTATAACACttttaaatactgcattttaactaacaaaaacaaaatcagaagaTAACCTTTTACAGATGCAGTAAACATCTCTAGTAGTGTAGTCATGATAGCTTACATGGTTAGGCTAGTGCCCGAGATGGATTTGTATAGTATTTTAGGAATGGTTTTgcattgttaaaatgtttacatgtctttaaatgttagCCTGGATGCTACCCATAATGAAACTTACTTATACTGTATTACCACAGTCAACCTGCAAATTAGAAGAACTGGATTATGTATGTCTTTTGTGCAGATTCTTCCATTGTTGTTTATGCTGTCATTGTTTAGTgaaatgtgtgcatatgtcaATGTGTAgaacatgtgtgtatatttaatatgcacatttttcaaaacattttaggaaaCATCTCTTGATACTGAAAACCAGTTCCTAAGACTAAGCTTGCATTCACTATCTCAAGACTGGTATAACGGAGCTTTACacttttattgtattgtattggcAGATGTGCATACTGGCATGCCTGTTTCAGAATGTACTTGTGTAATTATAAAGAACTGTGGAATCTTTTTATTAAGTATAACCAACTATATAAACACCAAAGCTGCTCCTTGAGATGCAAACAATTTGAACTAAGCTACAGAGCAAACAACACAAATTCCATCTTAGTTGTGTCTAACTCCACCCTTGTCCTGTCACTTTACTGTCCACctgtgctctgttctctcttaGGCAGGAACTGTTCATGTTTAGGTAGTGTTAAATCCATGATTAAGTATTAAGATGCTGGATCTGATTAGCCTCAGCAGCCACAGACACCATGAGAACCTGCCACCCACCACGTTGTGCCGAAACACTTCTGAAGATTGCTGTGACACTACTACTTTGGGACGTTGTTGAAAGTGTTTggatatgtgtgtttatatatactgtgttaTCTTTGGTTACATGTTGTGAGAGGGAcatactgtctctctgtgtgtgtgtgtgtgtgtgtgtgtgtgtgtgtgtgtgtgtgtgtgtgtgtgtgtgtgagaaagagagagagaaagacatgtcACAGCTAGATAGGGATATGCATATGATGGTACAAACAACAAGAGTTTAACAGACTGCTATTGTTCACTCACTGCTTTCCTTATGCACTCTGCAAACCAGTAACGGATAAAGgcaaaacaaacccacacacaacatacagtaTGAACACTATTCAAATATGCAACTAGAATATTATTCAACCAGTCGAAAAATGTCTTAAATTACCATATAATGCCTTTTATTCTATAACATCTTATGCTTGAATTGCATGTCCACAGACACAATCTGAAGCATTATTTAGCTCTGGAAACctaaaaggtgtgtgtgatggaaacTGTCTAAATAAACCACcacttttaaatattattgttttctcTAGTCTACAGTCAACTTATATTTCACAAGATTTCACAAGAGTTTTTCTGGCCAGACAttctcaaatacacacatgcacagggaCAAAAAAAACTGAGTTGGATTACAACAAATGCACGTTAgctaaacattaacattttttaaatttacatatgTCTATTCATGTTTATTACTgatgaaaataatatatatttccaACCTCTCTTGAGTTTCAGATTTTCACCAAGGAACTAAGAACCTAGCCTAATCTGACAAATTCTGATTATTACCTATATTAACCCCCCAAAATTCCATCATCACATTAATTACATTGATTCTTCAAATATTTACCTTAGAAaaccggggggtggggggtgggggataaTACAACGATTTGAGATACACGCACCAAAGATGTTTGCTGAGAAACAGGCTTTGCAAACTTCTATAACCTGTATTCAAGCATATGTATGTCTTGAGTCTCTGACGAGCGCAGGGAAGACGTGCCCCAGAGCGGAGCACTGATCAAACGGCGCGTTTCTCCAGTGGTGAGCGTCGAAACCGAGCGACGGAACGCGCAGAAACAAACCTTTACACGCACCAAAACAAACCGTTACACTTTTAAGCAAGGCAAACCTGGATCTACCTGTTATAGATAAGGAGGACattttgacttttaaaaaacagttaatgaaaaaagcaataaaatcaATTTAACGCTGGGCTCGACATATCATTTGAAACACTTCGAAACAttaatttttcaaatttaaatagCTTTTCACAAGAAACACTACATCTACGCTAAATTGGCAGTTGTACACATGAGACTGTGACCTGATCGCATCACGTTAAGTGTAGAGAAGACACAGAATGAGTGATTACTTTATTGGGTACAGTTATCCTATTAATGTATCTATTAGACTTCCGCGAATTTACAGATATCTGAGGACTGGTATTGATATGAATAAACTGTTTGTCTTATCAGAAATGGCAAAAGTGGTTATATATTCAGATTAATCTGAGTTTGAATTAAGAGTTGTTACGTTGTACTTGCCCTTGGAATCTAAAGCGTATCTTATATTGACCAATATCCAACTGGCtggaattaaataaaaaggagTAGGCTACTTTATTCAAACATTCTGACTGTAGACTATTAGTATTAAGACATTATTTATTGATACGTTAACCCATGGTCCTCGTTACAAAAATGTGATGCTTATCATTTCAAAACAAAcgttttatttctgttttactctAAGGAAATTAATTACAATGCATTAACCGCTATCTTATTGTAGCCTATGTCAGTCACGCCGTCTGTTTAGGATAATagacacaaaaatgtaacattttctaaaattaaattGAATGTTTGGTACTAATTTaggattatttacattttacatgatATTTAGATTTTACTTCAAATGATCTTATAAGTAGGGCCTTTAAACGTTAAAAGTGCTTCGCAAGACGTGAACGTAACCGGAAGTGTAACCAGCCACCTTCTTCAGCTGCTTTCAAAATGGCTGCGCCCGAAGAACACACGTTTCCACGTGAAGACGAAGTTGAGGAGATGGAGTCAGGTGGCAGTGATGAAGATGATATGGAGGAAGAAAGccgagatggagatggagatggagatggagatggggACAGTAAAGTTTACGTACCTGGTCTTCAGCCTCTTCAGCCAGGAGAGGAGCTGGAAATGGATCAGTCTGCATACCGCCTGTATCATCAGTGCCAAACAGGTTGCTCAGTCACTGATGAACGCACATGCATGTGAACATATTGATTAACGGCAGTGCCTATTTGGACGGAAAACGGTAGCTTATTAGTTTTACTTAGATAATGGAGGCGTAGCCTGGCTAGCTTTATCTATGTCCATAttgttgtttctgttcagtttctTAGCACGATTTGAAAtgaatgtagctagctaactggcaAGCGTTGGCTATTTGGGGACTTTGCTAACTAATAAACAGTTGCCTTACAGCTGTTCTCTTGGTGTTGTCAGTTACACGTCCAAAACAGACATACCTAGCTAGTTAGTTCAGGTAGCTAAAATTCAGAGACATCGAATGGAACACCTCACCTCACCACGTTTTGCTTATTGCATGCATCATAGTTCAGATCAGGCATTTTCACTGTATACACAGTTTTCAACACATAGAAGTAATAGGAAGATGGGCTAGAGTTAAAATTCATATCCTCAGTTAAGTAAGGACGGGACAGAGTTTGTTGTTATTAAGGTCAGAAAAAGTCCAAAACAGTAACATTCTAACAATGAATGTCCACTCCAGGTGCTCCTTGTCTGAGTTTTGATGTGTTGCGTGATGCTGAGggagagggcagagagacatTTCCCCTGTCCATGCTCCTGTGTTCGGGTACCCAAGCAGATACAGCTCTCAGCAATAGGTAGGTTTGCTCCAGGCTCCAGTGAAGTGAAGTTTCATTAATGCATTATCATCataattcctttttttgtgtaatTACTAGTTGTATCTTTTATTCTTACACACAGCCATGGCCAACACTGTAGAAGCACAGTAACTTATCTGTTCATATATAGGCTCTGGCCCCAGTGAGGatcaaaccaaaacaagaattgctctctctccatccagaCTCATTGTCATGCGTATGCACAACCTCTATGGCACtaagaaaaagaacaaggaggaagaggaggaggaagaggaggaggagagcagtgatggagagagtgacGAGGATGGTGAGGATGAAGAGAAGAAGCCACAGCTAGAGTTGGCCATGATGCCCCACTATGGTGGAATAAACAGAGTCAGAGTGAGTCTCTGGTTCTGACTCCACTTCTCTTGATTGTTGGTGAATTATTACTTCATATTGAACTGCACtattgattggttgattgattaTTTTCTTAGTATTGTTCCTTAAAGATGTTTTGCCTTGCCTGTCCTCCATTTTTGAATTAGGTGACCCAGCGGGGCGAGCAGGCATTGGCTGCAGTCTGGTCAGAGAAAGGTCAGGTGGAGATTTTTGACCTTCGGCGCCAGTTGGATGCAGTTCACAGTTCTGCTGTCATGGCAGCGTTTGTAAAGCAGCGCAAAGAGGCCACGCCCCTGTTTAGTTTTGCAGGTCACATGTCAGAAGGCTTTGCCATTGACTGGTCTTCAAAAGTACCAGGTCAGTGATCACGGTGGACTTTCGCCAGCCCACAAATGTGTCAGCAGATGTTACACTCCTGGAGAAGAGGAAAATATTcactttcttttgtctgttcCATTGTGGTAACAAATGCTGTAATAATGTCACACTTTGTTCTTAAGGGCGTCTTGTAAGTGGAGACTGCAAGAAGAACATTCACGTCTGGGAGCCACGAGAGGGTGGAACTTCTTGGCAGGTTGACCAGCGGCCTTTTAGCTCTCACAGCAAGTCTGTGGAGGACCTCCAGTGGTCACCTACTGAAGCAACAGTAAGTTAGTAGTAGCAAGATTTctgatttatgtattttgtacctACAGTATTTTATATTGGTGCATACAGAGATGAAGAGCAAAGCAGCAAGTTGTGGTAATGGATGGGTGTTTTATTCTAATACCCCCAGGTTTTTGCCTCTTGTTCAGTGGATCAGTCTGTTCGCATTTGGGATATCAGGGCTCCTCCAAACTCTATGCTTTCAGCCAATGAGGCTCACTCAACAGATGTCAATGTCATCAGCTGGAATCGGACCGAACCATTTTTGCTgtctggaggggatgatggcCTTCTGAAGGTGTGGGATTTGAGGCAGTTCCAGGTGAGCATTTTCTTCTGAAGAGTTGCATTAAGTAGACCCACAGAACTAATTGGCCACCATTTCCTTTTTATAGAGGTAAGTacttacaaaacaaaaccctgaagAAACTTGCTTTGTATTGATGTGACATCAAAGGTCTACCTACAGTAGAACTCCTCAAATACGCAATCATGTTTTGCTTCCTTTGCTTCACATTGCTATCTCCCTTCtgctttcatttaaattaaataaaaaatgtatctgaATCTCTCTCCTTATATTTtggattttcaacacctgttgGCTTCGTCATCTTTCTCAGTCTGGACGTGCCGTGGCCAGTTTCAAACAGCACAGTGCACCTGTGACGTCAGTAGAGTGGAACCCAGTCGACTCCAGCGTGTTCGCTGCCTCAGGAGCAGATGACGTCATTAGCCAGTGGGATTTGTCAGTGGAGTCATGTGATGTGGGTGAGAGGGCTGGCAGCTTAAAGGACCTCCCACCACAGCTGCTCTTCCTGCACCAGGGCCAATCAGAAGTTAAGGAACTCCATTGGCACCCACAGATCCCTGGAACCCTTATCTCCACAGCTCTGTCAGGATTCAATGTATTCAGAACTATCTCTGTGTAaaagaatttttactttttacaatGGTAGAAATACACTTGATATTGCACTTTATGCATCATTATCATGACAGCCATTGACTCATCAGGGTTCTTGTTCCACTAATCATTATGCTTGTGACTGGGTGTTACTCTTTAGCACTCATTAATGGCAACACATGGGTGATTGCTAACTGAAATCTGTGCTGTGGCATGTGTTGAATATCCGTACATAATCTGGCACAGAGATTATCAAAGTTTGGTAGCTGCTTGAGGCCTTAATTTGAGGTTAACTCCACCAAGAGTGTGCATAAGCATATATCAGCcaatggggaaaaaagtgcTAAACTAATTTTCATTTCTGAATAGTTTTTACTTTACAGTATATGTGGTCATATTTCTTGTTAATATTTCCAAAACCTAATATTGAGTATTCATTTCAATCTCTTTGAATGCTTAGGTTTTAACTGTCTTGCATCACATCTGTTTTGACACCAAATATGTGAATAACTAGTAATAACTGAAGTAAAATATGTATTGCTTTTGTCAACACTTTTGCAAGGCCTCATTTCTGCAGTAATTTTCCCTTTTATGGGGCAAGTTAAGTGGTGCTTCATACCTCTTCAGTACAGCACAGTTTAGGTACTTAAGTTTCATAAGttatacattttgaaaaattacatgcttttatccaaagcgacttacaattatgactgagtacaacttgaacaattgagggttaagggccttgctcaggcgcccaacagtggcaacttggcagtggtggggcttgaaccagcaaccttccaattacaaatcaagtaccttaaccactgatttAGCACTGCCCTCTTAATATTGATGCCAGTCATCTGTAGCACCAGATAGCTGTGAGCTTTGCAAatttctttaaattaatttattcagatAATGTAGAAAAACTCCTTATTCTCCTTGGTGGTAATGCAgagtgaaaatgtattaaaattaaactgacaTATGCAACCTGATGTAAGAAACCTGACCTGGACCTTAGTGAATAATACAGACTCagtaataaagtaaaaatagccttttatttctgtgtgcaaAATTAGAAATGCTGCCCTCCCACAATTACTATCGCCACCATCACTAAAGCAGCCCGAGACCTGTGTAGTTTCATGGTTCATTAGGTCAGTATGCTTTATGCTTGGAATTGTATATATACTTTCATTTTAACTATCATTTGTCTTCTTTAAGCTACAGGTTTTCCTTCTTGCTGTTGTGTGGACTTGTAAGTGCTCGCTCTTTCCATTATTACAACTTTGCCGTTTGCAAATTGCTGTTCTTTGACATAAGGGGAGAGATgattacttgtttattttcactctTGACACTGTTCTGGAGGAAGAATGGAAAAGATTGGCTTGAGTATGTCTGGGGTAGATTCTCTAATGAATTTAGGGGCTCGAGGTGCCACGTTTAAGTATGCTGCCTTTATGTGTATTGTCAACCAGGTAAAAGGTTTAGGTTGGTTCTAACTTTCTGTAGTTAGATCATCCATTACATGgacaaagaagaaaagagatgGGTTGAACCATACTCGAATAGAATCATAACAAAACCTTTGAAGAAAACAGCAGTGCGAAATACCACATTGGTAGAAAGTAAAGAAATCATTTATTATCTTGCAGATGTCTATACCAAGAAAATAATGTCAAGAACAACAGCATTGGTTTCCCACACTGCAGATGTGTGGTTAAGAGCTTACATTATAGCAGAACAGCTTCAACACAGCTTGGTTACTTTATTATATTTCTGGCTACACTAATTGttacataaaattaattcaCAGATTGATTGTCAGTGGCTGTGAATTACCAGATTTTTGCAGTTTGTCATAGTTTTTGCATATGAAAGCTGATAAGTGCAGTGTTAATTTTGGTCTATTATGTAATTTGTTTGGCCATTAACAGCATACAAAGTTATGATCTAGAACTCACAGATAGGCTCTGTTTGGCTTTAAAGAATGATTTAGAAGTATAAGGTGCTTATAGGTTAATAGTTCATTATGAAAAAAAGATGACAGTTAAATGAAGCTTCAGAAAACAGTTTGTTGcaatttctttttgttaagACTTAACCCTTTTTTGTCCTCTCATATTGTAATGTCAGTGTTCTTTCGCTCTTTGCAGTCTGACTGAACTCCATCAATTACCATCCTTTTGCTCCTGGCAAATTCTCCTGGCTGAATTCCTCCAATCTCACTCCACAATAATGAGGCAGATACATGGGTTTTACTCTGGTATGCCTTTTTAACATGAAAGAGCTACCCAAATATACAAGCCTCTTTTACATTTAGGACTTGTGGCATGTAGCCAAATAATGAGCTAAATAACTAAGATACGAGTTTAACATTGTACTAAATTTCTGTGGTTGAAGTATTCCAGCAATGTAGTTTGCTacctttgttttttaaacttacCAAAGAGTTTAAAGAAATTGGAAGGTTTGTATCTATTGTATTTGCCTATAGTCTTTCACCTTATTTTGATGAGTAGTTACTGTGAGTCATACAAAGGGCAATGGCTTACTGTTAATACCAAGAAAGGCCTCATTAATGGCTCATTTCCTTGAAAGTAGCTGGGAGGTTAGCTAACAGAATACATCCCAGCACACGgatatttttcatatgttttcCATGCATACAATACAGCATGTGCCATGGATCATCTAActtttttagtacaattgcttGATTAATGGCAGCCCATATCTGTGTTAagtcaaaaatatttcataatgtATATTTGCACTTATTGTACCTTAAGCTTCAGTAACAGCAGATACCCCATGGTGCTTCAGATTACACCAATGTGTATGAAAGCACTAGGGAAAAAAGCACTCTAAGAAGCTGTGTCGATCATAGTAAACTGAAgacatgtaaaagaaaaaaaaacatctaggCAAGACATTCACCCAATGTTTTTTCCACCCATTGTTTTGTCACTCCCACAGGAACGCCCAAACTTCCACCATAGCCTAGCCAGAGCATTCAAGTAAAAACTACACAGATCATGTAGCATACCTAGTTAAGACCCACACTCAACTTCTGTTATTTAAACCTTTTCTATGtgatttaaaaactttttaagCAAACCAAAGCACtagcaaatctgtttttaactTAGAAGCAAAGCATTTGCTAATACTTTATAAACTTAAGTttgctcatgtttttttttttaagtaaaactAATTACTTTTACAATTATAGTTGATTGAAAGTAAGTGTCCCTTATAATTCAGCCAGAGGCTAGTATAATGTTTTGCTTCATGCTGAGACATTAAAGAGGACAGAGCATTTTGGATTTTTTCTTGCCTCTTTATATTACTGTCTGTATTGCAAATGCATTAGAAATAGTATTCAGAGgtaaaaaaatatgtatatatcaatgtgtttctttaaaaagaaatcagtgAACAGATTTAATGTTTTTGAGCCAAACCCTTTTACTGCATTTATGCAATGCTGCCCTGTCTCAACTATTTACTACATTAATGAGatgatttatttacagtaaatttaCTCACAAGGCTACAACAGATGCCATGGCTACATTTCCACAGGCTTCAAAATTCCCATATAATGAGCTTTGAAACTTCAACATTCCcagtttaataatgttttaagATATTGAACCTGAAATAGCTGCTTATCAaggatttaaaatattaaatataaaatgtattctgaGTCACACTAAAAGAGGTACTAagaatgttttgtcatttccacAAAGTACTACAATTCTTTCTGATGATGAAACATTAGCCTTGATAAGAAACTTTCATTCATATACCACTTTGCACCACTGGTTAATTACTTTAGAACTTACAGCTTTGAAACTATCTGCGAACTTCTGAAGCTCTTTGTGTGTCTTAATGTATTATTAACCTAGTAATTACAGTGTCCAGTTTTTCCTcttgattatatatattttttagctTTGGTTATGTTTCCCCTTTATATGTTTATAGAATGATGATTAGAAAAGCATTGTGCACATACTTTTCTCAGCTTGCCCTTCACACACTCAACATCATCCATCTAAAGGCCAATCTCTTCATCAGATTCGTCCTCAAATGTATACCCCTGATCTCCAGCAACGTGCTCTTCCTCGGAACCAGATTCTGCCAGATggtcctcctccctcctcctgtccAGTGGGGAGACACCTTCATATTCGGAGCTCTCTGAAGAGGAAGGGCTCGGACTGTTGCCTGCCTGGTGATTGGCTGACTCTGGTCTCACTGCCTCCTTCTTTGCAAATTCCTCACTGCTCACATGCACGCCTTCCGCTGGACCCATGCAAATCTTCTCATGCTCCACCTCTAACCCATGAGCTATGTACTGCCGGCCAACAATTTCCTCTTTTTTATCGCTGAATCGCACTTTGGGCCTGAACCCTTTGGACCTGACTCCGTTTACCTCGTTTAGATGCTCCTCCCCTCGGCCTAGACTCTCCGTCCTCGTCTCGTTTGCAAAGCCCACTGGCGACGCCCTTCCGTCTGCAGGGCTGAACACCTCTTCGTCGCCTACCGTACCCCCTGCCCACTCACAGCCCAGTCCCAGTCCATCCATCACTCCCAGCACATCTCCCATAATGGAAGGCCCCAAGTCTAGGTCCAGGTCGAAGGACGAGACAGACTCCGAGTGCCTAAGTTCCGGAAGTGTCTCATCAGGAGCCCTGCGGTCGTCATCCCAGTTCTGCCTTGTCTCTGTGGGCTCACTGGTGACTGCCACTGGGCTTTGGACTGACTTAAAAGACTCTGTGTTGGAGGGGCCATGACTGGACAAGAAGGAGGTGTCTCCGAAGGCATCTCCACCACGCCCGATGTGCATGGTATGACGGAAGTCACCCAGCGGCGCCGAGATCATTGTGGGATCCAGGCGCTGAGCCCGGCCCGACTTGTGCAGAGGCATTGGAGCTGAATAAGAAAAAGGAACGAAAGTTTCAAAGTATTACGCCTCCACCAGTTTAGATCATACAGCCTTATCAACAGCAAGACACCACCATAGGACAGTAAAACAGACATGAACATTCTGATGTGAAAATTCTGAAGAAAGACAAGATGGACAGATTAAATGAGCTACTGATTGTCGTCTAGCTGCTGTTGTTATTGACTGCTGTCTCTTGGAAGGAAGTTCTGTATGCTTACAATAACTCAGATGATGTTACAGTAACTCAGTTTTCTGACTTGAATTACTGTGGCTTCTGGATTTGGTCCTGCATGTTTTAGGATTTTACCCTCTCGTATTATACCTGTGCAAACGCACAAAGGCCTTTATAATTAGATAAGTTAAACCTGTTGGGATAGATTACAGATGATGCAAAAGAAAGTACATTCTCAGAGTTAGAACTCACAATAATTATTCTAATGGTATCTCTTGATTTGATATACCAGACATTAACATCTGGCCAGGCTAATGCAGTGCAGATGCTCATAAACGCCTGAGCACTTTGAGAAAGAGCTGTCTGAGAGGTAATGCCTAAACCATGCTCAGACTTGCAAGTGAGACACTTGTAATGCAAACACATATTTTTGGATTCTTGCCTTGAGCAAGCAGGCAGATATGCATTCACACAGTTCTTAAATGGAAATT contains:
- the grwd1 gene encoding glutamate-rich WD repeat-containing protein 1, with the translated sequence MAAPEEHTFPREDEVEEMESGGSDEDDMEEESRDGDGDGDGDGDSKVYVPGLQPLQPGEELEMDQSAYRLYHQCQTGAPCLSFDVLRDAEGEGRETFPLSMLLCSGTQADTALSNRLIVMRMHNLYGTKKKNKEEEEEEEEEESSDGESDEDGEDEEKKPQLELAMMPHYGGINRVRVTQRGEQALAAVWSEKGQVEIFDLRRQLDAVHSSAVMAAFVKQRKEATPLFSFAGHMSEGFAIDWSSKVPGRLVSGDCKKNIHVWEPREGGTSWQVDQRPFSSHSKSVEDLQWSPTEATVFASCSVDQSVRIWDIRAPPNSMLSANEAHSTDVNVISWNRTEPFLLSGGDDGLLKVWDLRQFQSGRAVASFKQHSAPVTSVEWNPVDSSVFAASGADDVISQWDLSVESCDVGERAGSLKDLPPQLLFLHQGQSEVKELHWHPQIPGTLISTALSGFNVFRTISV
- the cdc42ep5 gene encoding cdc42 effector protein 5, whose protein sequence is MPLHKSGRAQRLDPTMISAPLGDFRHTMHIGRGGDAFGDTSFLSSHGPSNTESFKSVQSPVAVTSEPTETRQNWDDDRRAPDETLPELRHSESVSSFDLDLDLGPSIMGDVLGVMDGLGLGCEWAGGTVGDEEVFSPADGRASPVGFANETRTESLGRGEEHLNEVNGVRSKGFRPKVRFSDKKEEIVGRQYIAHGLEVEHEKICMGPAEGVHVSSEEFAKKEAVRPESANHQAGNSPSPSSSESSEYEGVSPLDRRREEDHLAESGSEEEHVAGDQGYTFEDESDEEIGL